Below is a window of Desulfobotulus pelophilus DNA.
GTAGTCAGCGGGAAGAACGGGAAGATGTGCTGTATGAACGAATGACGGCTCAGGGGCTTTCGGCTGAAAAGTACGGCTGGTATCTGGAGTCCAGGCGCTGGGGATCGGTGCCCCATGCGGGGTTTGGTATGGGATTTGAGCGACTTCTCATGCTGGTGACAGGGGTAGGCAATATACGGGATGTGATTCCCTTTCCCCGGACGCCGGGGAACATAGATTTCTGATTCTGCTCTCAGTCTTTTATGGGATAAGGGTGCAGGCCCTTCCTCCTTCCATGGGGGAAAGGGCCTGACACCGGATTTAGAGGCTGTGGTTTTCGGGGAGGATTTCTATCCAGTAGCCATCAGGGTCTGCGATAAAGTAAATACCCATTTCCGTATTTTCAAAAACCACACATCCCATTTCTTTGTGTCTGGCAAGGGCAGCCCCGTAGTCTCTGGTTGCCAGGGCCAGATGGATTTCGTTATCTCCGAGATGATAGGGTTCCTTTCTGTCCCGTAGCCATGTAAGTTCGAGCTGGAAGGGGCTTTTACCATCGCCCAGATACACCAGTTGAAAGCTTCCGTCTTCCGGTTCATAGCTTCTTACAATTTCAAGATCGAGGGCTTTTTTATAAAAATCAAGGCTTTTTTTGAGGTCAAAAACCGTGAGATTAGCGTGGAGCCAGGTAAAGGCACCCATGGGATATCTCCTTTGTCGCGGGTTATGGTTATAGAAAGACTCTTTTGCAAGCCTGTTTTCTTGTAGTATTTCCGGAAAAATAAGTCAAAGATCTTGTCTTTTTAGGTGTTTGTATTTAGTGTTTTTGATTTTAGGGAGGAATGATTCAGCCTGTTTTTCATATGGCAACAGTTCTTATCCATAATGGAATGGGACAGGCAGGGAGGCTATGGGCTTTCCGTTATTCAGGAAGCCGGTATGTTTTCTCCATAAGACAAAAAATCTGGTTACTTGGGACTCGGACAGCATCACTTTCGGAAAGCTGCCATAGCAGGATCTGCCGGTATCTGGCCGGAACTCGTTTTCAAAAAATACCTGTTTGAAAGTAAACTATGATAAACCATGCACACTAGCCGATTTGCGGCAAGGACTCATGATGATTTGGCAAGAGGAGAAAAAACGTATGCCCGAGGTTTCCACAGGAGCGTTCGTTATTCCCCGCACAAGAGGGTGGCGACAATATGCCATGGTGGTGCTGGCATTTGTTTTTCTGCTGGCTTCCTGTGCGACAAAAACCCCGGACCCTGAACCTTCTGTACGGCCTGCCGGGCAGCGGCCCTACAAGGTGTTCGGAAAGTGGTACTATCCCATTCCTGATGCAGCGGGATACCGTGAGAAGGGGCTTGCTTCCTGGTACGGGCCGAAGTTTCATGGCCGAACCACGGCCAATGGGGAGCGGTATAACATGCATGCCATGACGGCAGCCCATAAAACCTTGCCCTTTGGCACGCTGGTTGAAGTGACCAATCTTGACAATCAGAAGAAGGTGCGGGTTCGTATCAATGACCGGGGACCCTTTGTGCAGGGTCGGATCATTGATCTTTCCAATGCGGCTGCCAAAGCCATTGGCCTTGATGTCAAAGGAGTGGGACCCGTGGAAGTCCGGGCTCTGGCATCGGATAAAAAAGGTGTACCGGATTTGAAGAAAGGCCGTTTTTCGGTTCAGGTTGGTGCCTTCAGCCAGAAGGAAAATGCGGACCGCCTTGCCCGGGATCTGACGAATCAGGGTCACAGGGCTGATGTGATGACCCATGACAGGGGAGACGCGGTTTTTTTCAGGGTGCGGGTGCATGGGTTCACGGATCTGGCGGAAGCCCGAAGGGCGGAGGACCGTTTCCGGAAAGGCGGATATCCGGGCGCCATGGTGGTGGCAGAGTGAAGGTAGCCGGGTATCAGAGAAAAGAAGGCGCAGGGGTTGTGTTTTTGGACAGGGATGGTGTCATCAACGAGGATTCACCGAATTATATTCGAAGCGTGCAGGCTTTCCGGTTTATTCCGGGGAGTGCGGAGGCCATCGGTCGCCTTTCTTTAGCTGGCATGGATATCATGCTGGTAACCAATCAGTCCGTAATTCACCGGGGCCTTGTGACGAAAGAAGGGCTGAACCTTATTTTTGATCACCTGCGGCAGGGTTTGGTGGAGTTTGGGGGCCGGGTGAAGGCTGTTTTTTATTGTCCCCACCGTCCCGATGAGAACTGTTCCTGCAGGAAACCCCGGCCGGGTCTTTTTTTCAGGGCAGAGACAGAATATGGGGTGGATCTGGCAGCCAGTATCATGGTTGGTGACAGCGCTAAGGATATGGAGGCGGCCAGGGCTGCCGGTGTGGGTATCCTGATTCTCGTGCGGACGGGTAACGGAAGAAGGGATCTTCCGATACTCATGGAAAGAGGCCTTGGGCCGGATTATGTGGCAGAGAATCTTGCAGGAGCTGTGGACTGGATTCTCAAGGATGGCAGACTGCCGTCGGAATGATGCCGTTACCGTCCTCTCAGCAGGCAGAATGCATCCAATGGTTATCATACAATGATTGTTTTGCAGGGAAGACTGGATACCATTCGTTTTGCAAACCCGGAAAACGGCTACACCGTGGCCCGTTTTACGCCGGATGGGTACCAGGCTGAAATAACGGCCGTGGGTATTCTGGCTGGGGTGCGTGCCGGTGAAACCCTGCGTATGGAAGGGGAGTGGGAAAAGCATGCCAAATTCGGAGAACAGTTCCGCGTAGCCGTTTTTGAGGTGCTGCTTCCGGATACGGCCCGGGGTATCCGCCGATATCTTGCCTCCGGAGTGATTCAGGGTGTGGGAGCTGCCATGGCGGAAAAGCTGGTGGCTTATTTCGGAACCCATACGCTGGAGGTGCTGGACAGCAGCCCCGAAAGGCTGGCGGAAGTTCCGGGTATCGGAAAAGCCAAAGCCCGCACCATTAAAGAGTCCTGGAAATCCTACCACGCTATCCGTACCCTTATGGCCCTGATGACAAAAATAGGTGCCTCTCCTTCCGCCGGAGCAAAGATTCTTCATGCCTACGGAACCGAAGCCCTGAATCTGGTACAGGAAGATCCTTACCGCATTTGCCGTGACATCCCTGAGGTTCCCTTTGAGGTGGCGGATCGTCTGGGGCTGGCTTCGGGCCTGGAAAAGGAATCTCTGCCCAGGCTCCGTGCCGGTGTGCTGCATGTGCTGGAGAAAGCAGGCTATGCCGGTCATGTTTTTCTGCCGGAAAAGGATTTACTGGTACGGTCCCTGCGTCTTCTGGGGGGAAGCAGAGAGAAGGTGGCAGAGGCCCTCCTGAATCTGGAGGAGGAAAAGGTGATTGTGGCTGAAGAGGGCGAGGATCGGCGCCATATTTACCTTGCGGAAATGTTCGGAGCAGAGGCTGGAATTGGTGCCAGACTTTCTGCCATGCTCAGCTTGGGAACGTCTTTCGATACCCGCACGGACATTACGTCCCTTGAGCTGTCCGTTGTAAAGGGTCTGGCCATCCGTCTTTCCGAAGAGCAGCTGACCACCCTTTCCCGCTTGCTGGAAAACCGGGTTGCCATTCTGACGGGGGGGCCGGGAACGGGTAAAACGACCCTGATCCGAAGTGTGTGCGCAGTGATGGGAGAGCGGGGAGCCAGAATTCTTCTGGCAGCGCCCACGGGCAGGGCGGCCAGAAGACTTTCCGATGTCACGGGGCGCAAAGCCCAGACTCTCCATCGCCTTCTGAAGTACAATCAGCTGGAGGGTCGGTTTGAGATGAACACGGATCATCCCCTGGATGTGGACCTGCTCATTGTGGATGAGGCCTCCATGGTGGATATTCTTCTCATGTATCATCTTCTCTGTGCCGTTCCCATCACAGCCCGTCTTCTTTTTGTGGGTGATGTTTCCCAGTTGCCATCCGTGGGGCCGGGTAATGTTCTGGGTGATATGATGGCTTCCGGCCGCATTCCTTCCTTTGTTCTGACAACCATTTTTCGCCAGGCTGCGGAAAGTCCCATCATTCTCAATGCCCACCTTGTGAATCAGGGGAGGATGCCGGAGTTTCTGGTGGCAGAAGATGGCTCTCTGTCGGAATTCTACTTTATTCGCCAGAGTTGCCCGGAAAAGGTTGTGCACACCATTATCACCCTCTGCAGCCAGCGAATACCGGAGCGTTTCGGTTTTGATCCCCTGAAGGAGGTGCAGGTTCTCACGCCCATGCACAGGGGAGAGGTGGGAACCCTGTATCTGAATCAGGTGCTGCAGAATGCTTTAAATCCCCTGACCGGGGATCGGAAAAAGCAGCTTGGTTTTTTCCGGGTGGGCGATAAGGTTATTCATTTAAAAAACAATTATAAAAAAGAAGTGTTTAACGGAGATATCGGGCAGGTATGCGACATTGAGGAGGAGGGTCAGGTTCTGGTTGTGGACTACAGTGAGGGAGAGGGAGACCGGCAGGTGAGTTATTCCCTTGAAGAACTGGATGAACTGGCTCTTGCCTATGCCATTAGTGTGCATAAGTCTCAGGGCTCGGAATATCCCGTTGTCATCATTCCTCTGATGCTGGAGCATGCTCCCCTTCTCCAGCGGAATCTCGTGTATACGGCCATGACCCGTGGGAAACGGCTGGTGATTTTTGTGGGCATGTCCCAGGCACTGGATATGGCCATCCGCAATGACCGGCCCACTCGGAGATTTTCAGATCTTGCCAGGCGTCTGGACAGTCTTATGACTCCGCCCGGAGGCTTTCCGTTACGTCAAGAAAAGCCCGGATGATTTCAGCTGTAATGCCCCAGATCATTCCCTCCGGGGTGAACCAGAAAAGAACGGGATGACGCATGCCGCCCCAGGGACGGGAATAATGTTCGGGAAGCCCCAGTTCTGCAGCGGGGAGAAGGGTTTCCCTCTGACCATTTTTCTTTTCCACCACAGGATGGGCCATGATCTGTATGGTGTGGATTTCAGGGGCGTGGCTGGCAAACCAGGCAAGGGGCATACTGAAGACGCTGGCGACCTCCTGAGGGTTGGGCTGGAGTTCCTGAAGGTTTTTCACTTGCACGCGGGCCACTACCGGGGCTACGGTAAGGCCCATGACGGTGAGGAGAATATCCATACGCCCCAGAATTTCTATCTGATTGGCAGGTATGCCCAGCTCTTCAACGGTTTCCCTTACGGCGGTGTGACAGGGATCAGAATCTCCTGGGTCCATCATTCCACCGGGAAAGCAGACTTCACCCGCCTGGCGGATGCCATCGGCCCTTTTTTCAAAGAGCAGGTGGACACCGTCCTCCATGGCTACAAGGGGAAGGAGTACGGCCGTATTTCTGTAGCGAGCTCCGTAATGGAAACCGGGCCTTGCGGGAAGCACTGTCGTAAGTTTCTGAAAAGGGAACATGGTATGTCCTTATGTGTCTGTGGTGGATGGAAAAGAGATTGGTAACGGGCAGCATATTGACATGAAAGAAATTTTCAAGGTCATTATTCTTTTTTACGGTTTCCCCTTACCCGCCCCTTCGGCATGGATGCCCGGTTCTGTTTCCGGTAAGGCGGCATGGAGTTGGGGTTCGCTTTCGTAGGAAACCCTTTTTGAGAAGGACGGTTCCCTGTTACGGGACTGTCCACTGGTGAATGATGAATCAAGCGGGGATGATGCATGAAATCTTATTCTAAAGTACTGCTTTTATCTTTTTTGTTCTCTATGGTGACAGGGCTTGCCATGGCTGGTACGGCCTATGTAACGGATGAGCTGCAGTTCATGGTACGAACGGGAAAAAGTACGGATAACAAGATCGTTGCCATAGCCCGTTCCGGAGACAGGGTGGACGTGGGAGATACGGACGGAGACTGGACCTATGTAAAACTTCCCGGCGGGCAGGAAGGATGGATGCTGGGCCGTTTTCTGGTTCCTGATCCTCCGGGGAAGGTACGCATGGTAACCTTTGAGCGGGAGCATGAACGCCTGAAGCAGCGTTTTGCCAAGCTGGATGAAGAAGCCGTTGCCCTTCGGGAAGAAAACAGGAACTTTCAGACCCAGTTGTCAGAAACGGAAAAACGTCTGGAATCCATTAAGGGAGACCATGAAAAACTCAAGGAAGACAGTGCGGAATTTCTGGCCCTGAAGGAAGAGGCCACCCGCATGCGTTCGCTTCTGGAAGAGAGGGAGGGACTGGTACAGGAGCTGGACAGGCTTCTGCTGGAGCGGAATATCAAAATGTTTGCTCTGGGTGCCGGTGTGCTTCTCGTGGGAATGGTGCTGGGGATTTCCATGCGTAAAAAACAGAAAAGTTCTTTTTATTAATCCTGGTGGTTAACTCGAGGATTCCGGAAAGGTCTGCTTTTTCTGCCTTCAGGATTCCTTCTGGGAAGGACAGTTACGATGCGGATCCACAGTGATTTTCTGGTTCTGGGCTCAGGGGTTGCCGGTTTGATGTTTGCGCTTAAGGTGGCCGAACACGGGCAGGTGGCTGTGGTAACCAAGTCGGAAATCTCGGAAAGCAATACGGT
It encodes the following:
- a CDS encoding VOC family protein, translating into MGAFTWLHANLTVFDLKKSLDFYKKALDLEIVRSYEPEDGSFQLVYLGDGKSPFQLELTWLRDRKEPYHLGDNEIHLALATRDYGAALARHKEMGCVVFENTEMGIYFIADPDGYWIEILPENHSL
- a CDS encoding septal ring lytic transglycosylase RlpA family protein, translating into MPEVSTGAFVIPRTRGWRQYAMVVLAFVFLLASCATKTPDPEPSVRPAGQRPYKVFGKWYYPIPDAAGYREKGLASWYGPKFHGRTTANGERYNMHAMTAAHKTLPFGTLVEVTNLDNQKKVRVRINDRGPFVQGRIIDLSNAAAKAIGLDVKGVGPVEVRALASDKKGVPDLKKGRFSVQVGAFSQKENADRLARDLTNQGHRADVMTHDRGDAVFFRVRVHGFTDLAEARRAEDRFRKGGYPGAMVVAE
- the gmhB gene encoding D-glycero-beta-D-manno-heptose 1,7-bisphosphate 7-phosphatase codes for the protein MKVAGYQRKEGAGVVFLDRDGVINEDSPNYIRSVQAFRFIPGSAEAIGRLSLAGMDIMLVTNQSVIHRGLVTKEGLNLIFDHLRQGLVEFGGRVKAVFYCPHRPDENCSCRKPRPGLFFRAETEYGVDLAASIMVGDSAKDMEAARAAGVGILILVRTGNGRRDLPILMERGLGPDYVAENLAGAVDWILKDGRLPSE
- the recD2 gene encoding SF1B family DNA helicase RecD2, which codes for MIVLQGRLDTIRFANPENGYTVARFTPDGYQAEITAVGILAGVRAGETLRMEGEWEKHAKFGEQFRVAVFEVLLPDTARGIRRYLASGVIQGVGAAMAEKLVAYFGTHTLEVLDSSPERLAEVPGIGKAKARTIKESWKSYHAIRTLMALMTKIGASPSAGAKILHAYGTEALNLVQEDPYRICRDIPEVPFEVADRLGLASGLEKESLPRLRAGVLHVLEKAGYAGHVFLPEKDLLVRSLRLLGGSREKVAEALLNLEEEKVIVAEEGEDRRHIYLAEMFGAEAGIGARLSAMLSLGTSFDTRTDITSLELSVVKGLAIRLSEEQLTTLSRLLENRVAILTGGPGTGKTTLIRSVCAVMGERGARILLAAPTGRAARRLSDVTGRKAQTLHRLLKYNQLEGRFEMNTDHPLDVDLLIVDEASMVDILLMYHLLCAVPITARLLFVGDVSQLPSVGPGNVLGDMMASGRIPSFVLTTIFRQAAESPIILNAHLVNQGRMPEFLVAEDGSLSEFYFIRQSCPEKVVHTIITLCSQRIPERFGFDPLKEVQVLTPMHRGEVGTLYLNQVLQNALNPLTGDRKKQLGFFRVGDKVIHLKNNYKKEVFNGDIGQVCDIEEEGQVLVVDYSEGEGDRQVSYSLEELDELALAYAISVHKSQGSEYPVVIIPLMLEHAPLLQRNLVYTAMTRGKRLVIFVGMSQALDMAIRNDRPTRRFSDLARRLDSLMTPPGGFPLRQEKPG
- a CDS encoding NUDIX hydrolase; this encodes MFPFQKLTTVLPARPGFHYGARYRNTAVLLPLVAMEDGVHLLFEKRADGIRQAGEVCFPGGMMDPGDSDPCHTAVRETVEELGIPANQIEILGRMDILLTVMGLTVAPVVARVQVKNLQELQPNPQEVASVFSMPLAWFASHAPEIHTIQIMAHPVVEKKNGQRETLLPAAELGLPEHYSRPWGGMRHPVLFWFTPEGMIWGITAEIIRAFLDVTESLRAES
- a CDS encoding TIGR04211 family SH3 domain-containing protein encodes the protein MKSYSKVLLLSFLFSMVTGLAMAGTAYVTDELQFMVRTGKSTDNKIVAIARSGDRVDVGDTDGDWTYVKLPGGQEGWMLGRFLVPDPPGKVRMVTFEREHERLKQRFAKLDEEAVALREENRNFQTQLSETEKRLESIKGDHEKLKEDSAEFLALKEEATRMRSLLEEREGLVQELDRLLLERNIKMFALGAGVLLVGMVLGISMRKKQKSSFY